The following are encoded in a window of Bos indicus isolate NIAB-ARS_2022 breed Sahiwal x Tharparkar chromosome 21, NIAB-ARS_B.indTharparkar_mat_pri_1.0, whole genome shotgun sequence genomic DNA:
- the LOC109575587 gene encoding cytochrome P450 1A1: MFSVFGLPIPISATELLLASAVFCLVFWVVRTWRPRVPQGLKSPPEPWGWPLLGHMLMLGKNPHVVLSQLSQRYGDVLQIRIGCTPVLVLSGLDTVRQALVRQGDDFKGRPDLYSFTLITNGQSMTFNPDSGPVWAARRRLAQNALKSFSTASDPASSSSCYLEEHVNKEAKYLLGKFQELMSGPGRFDPYRYIVVSVANVICAICFGRRYDHNDQEFLSLVNLSNEFGEITASGNPSDFIPVLRYLPNTALDLFKDLNQRFYVFVQKIVKEHYKTFEKGHIRDITDSLIEHCQDKRLDENANIQLSDEKIINVVIDLFGAGFDTVTTALSWSLLYLVTSPRVQKKIQEELDTVIGRARRPRLSDRPQLPYLEAFILETFRHSSFVPFTIPHSTTRDSNLNGFYIPKGRCVFVNQWQINHDQKLWEDPSEFRPERFLTADGTINKVLSEKVIIFGLGKRKCIGETIARLEVFLFLAILLHQVEFCVTPGVKVDMTPVYGLTMKHARCEHFQAHMRS, translated from the exons ATGTTTTCTGTGTTTGGACTCCCCATCCCCATCTCGGCCACAGAACTTCTCCTGGCCTCTGCCGTCTTCTGCCTGGTATTCTGGGTGGTCAGGACCTGGCGGCCTCGGGTCCCTCAAGGCCTGAAGAGTCCCCCGGAGCCCTGGGGCTGGCCCCTGCTCGGGCACATGCTGATGTTGGGGAAGAACCCACACGTGGTCCTGTCGCAGCTGAGCCAGCGCTATGGGGACGTGCTGCAGATCCGCATTGGCTGCACACCCGTGCTGGTGCTCAGCGGCCTGGACACCGTCCGGCAGGCCCTGGTGCGGCAGGGCGATGATTTCAAGGGCCGGCCCGACCTCTACAGCTTCACCTTGATCACTAACGGCCAGAGCATGACCTTCAACCCAGACTCTGGACCGGTGTGGGCTGCCCGACGACGCCTGGCCCAGAATGCTCTGAAGAGTTTCTCCACTGCCTCAGACCCGGCATCCTCATCCTCTTGCTATCTGGAAGAGCATGTGAACAAGGAGGCCAAGTACCTCCTGGGCAAGTTCCAAGAGCTGATGTCAGGGCCTGGGCGCTTTGACCCCTACAGGTATATAGTGGTGTCAGTGGCCAATGTCATCTGTGCCATATGCTTTGGCCGGCGCTATGACCACAATGACCAAGAGTTTCTTAGCCTCGTCAACCTGAGTAATGAGTTTGGGGAGATAACTGCCTCCGGGAACCCATCTGACTTCATCCCTGTCCTCCGTTACCTGCCCAACACTGCCCTGGACCTCTTCAAGGACCTGAATCAGAGGTTCTACGTCTTTGTACAGAAGATAGTCAAGGAACACTATAAAACGTTTGAGAAG GGTCACATCCGGGACATCACAGACAGCCTGATTGAGCACTGTCAGGACAAGAGGCTGGACGAGAATGCCAATATCCAGCTGTCGGATGAGAAGATCATTAATGTTGTCATAGACCTCTTTGGAGCCG GGTTTGACACAGTCACAACTGCCCTTTCCTGGAGCCTCCTGTACCTGGTGACAAGCCCCAGGGTGCAAAAAAAGATTCAGGAGGAGCTGG ACACAGTGATTGGCAGGGCGCGGCGGCCCCGGCTCTCTGACAGACCCCAGCTGCCCTATTTGGAGGCCTTTATCCTGGAGACCTTCCGACACTCCTCCTTTGTCCCCTTCACCATCCCACACAG TACCACAAGAGACAGCAATCTGAACGGCTTTTACATCCCCAAGGGGCGCTGTGTCTTTGTGAACCAGTGGCAGATCAACCATGACCA GAAGCTCTGGGAGGATCCATCTGAGTTCCGGCCAGAACGGTTTCTCACTGCTGATGGCACCATCAACAAAGTACTGAGTGAGAAGGTGATTATTTTCGGCTTGGGCAAGCGGAAGTGCATCGGTGAGACCATTGCCCGCTTGGAGGTCTTTCTCTTCTTGGCCATCCTGCTGCATCAGGTGGaattctgtgtgaccccgggTGTGAAGGTGGACATGACCCCCGTGTACGGGCTGACCATGAAGCACGCCCGCTGTGAGCACTTTCAGGCGCACATGCGCTCTTAG